The genome window ATCTGCCCAAGCACCCCATCCAACTCTCGGAAAGCAGATTGATATCAGTGTGTGATGGGCAAGAAAAAAGCGAAGAAATGGATTCTTCGCCGAAAATCGTAACTTTAACCTTATCCTGTATCTTGTTGAAGGTTACTTTAATTATTTAGCCAGCCAGAAATTTCTGGTTGGCCTTTTCTCGTGGCAGACGAACAGGGTTTCGTTATCTATTTGCAAATAGTTAATTGGCATTTCAAACACAATTGACAGGCTCCCGTATCTGGGTAGCCCTTTCCAAGGATTATGAGAAAGTAAGTAAAACATCTTATTTGATTACTTTTTCGTATCGAAAAAAGCACCATAAGCAGCCGAACTATAGCCTCGATACTGTTGATTAATTGTTTTTCCGCGCTGAATTTGGTTTAATTTTTCGGAAAGCTGCTCTTTTCTGTCTTCCATCATAGGAATGGTGCGTTGATCGATTTGCAAAATAGGCTGTAGATACTGCTGTTTCCATTCTTCACGAAATACAGCGCCCTTGCTCATCTCTGCTTCCATTTTCTCTTTCACCAGTTCGCGCTTTTCCAATAGTTCATTCCAATGATCAGGATCTGCCTCCTCCTTCACCACAGACTGCGCCAATTCTCTGGTATGATGCAGTAACTGCTGAAACAGTAACTCCAATGCCTCTATTGAATTCTCCCTCATATTTGCCATTTATCTAACCCTGTGTCTTCGCCAGTATCATGGCTTGCTTCCAAGTATCACGAAACTCCACTACGAAGCCTTCCACTTCATCCAGAATCGCAACGTCTTTCTTAATATTTGCTTCAATCAAGCGTTGTTGTATGTACTCATACAACAAGACCATTTGTTGCGCTACGGGATATTGGCGATCCAGAGTAATAAGTAATTCTGAAAAGATGTCCTGAGCCTTGATGTTGTATTCATTCGCCTTATCCCACTTCTTTATTTCAATCGCCGCTTTTGTCTGCTTGATAAACTTTAGTGCACCGTTGTATAGCATCAGGGTTAGCTCACCTGGAGTAGCGGTTGTAATTGAATTAGTTTGATAGGCTTGGGCAGGTTGTTGATAGGCCATTCCATCCAGCTCCTTTTATTTCACTGTCCTCCGCCGAATTGTTGCATGAGCCATCCGCTTTGCGAATTGGCTTTTGAGATAGCCTGTTCCATTGCCGTAAACTGTTTATAGTAACGGCTCTCGATATCTTTTAAACGTTCTTCCCATTTATCGATATCTTTATCGATTTGATCTATGCTCTTTCCAATAAAACTTTTATCTACTAAAGAAGCACTACTGCCCGCTTTTTCTGTGATTTTGTCCATAGATACTTTTAGCTGATCATAAAGACGTTGAGCAATTCCGCTTCCACTGAATTTGCCGTCTGGATCGGTTTTCGTGAACAATTCGACTACTTTACTGCCGTTTTGAGTGATGGCCTCACGTAATTTTTTTTCATCAATATGCAGCTTTCCGTTCTCAGAATACTCCAATGTGTTAATCCCGATCTCACTTAGCGTGTCAAACTTAGAATCAGACACACCAGAAACAACAGAGGAAAAAGCTGCACGCATCCCGCTTAAAGCTGCGGTTAGTATGGGATCAGAACGTAGGAGACCGCTTTTTGCTTTAGCTTCCCACATTTCGATTTGCTTTTCCGACATCCCCTCTTTTTCCTCATCCAAAAGTGGTCCGAAATCGCGATATCGTTTTTCTTTAACCTCGGTATTCATCTTCGCAATGATCTCATTGTATTTGTCGACAAAACCCTTGATTGTATCGAAAATGCTATCGACGTCTTGTGTAGAAGAAATTGTAGCGTTTCCTGTTGATTTTAATGTATATTCCATACCATTGATCGTAAAAATATTAGACGTGCGCTCGGTTTTCAAACCGTTAATGGTAAATTGTGCATTAACACCTGTATTTGCATTCTTAAGTGCCAAAGCCTGGGTTAAAAAATCTCCAGCCACTTCAATCTCATTGCCACTACCCGCTGTATTATTCCCCGTATGGTTCGTGGACATGGAAATCTGGTCAGACGCGGCATCATAAAACATTGTAACTCCTAGACCGGAGCCATTCACTTTTTTCAGAACGTCATTGAGCGATTCTTTCGTAGGGTCAAATGAAAAACTCGTTGGTTTTCCCATTGTTCCATCCGGTTGAAATACCGTGAGTGAAAAAGAATATGTACCGTCTGCAGCTTTTGTTCCAAGGCTTGAGTTTGCAAAGTTCCCAGCAGTAATCTCATCAGCCAGAATGGCATTAGGATCTATTTTCTTGTTTGCAGCACTATTTGAGAGCTTGTCACTTGTTGCTCTGGAGGCTTCAGCCAATTTATCTACGGTAAATTGAGCAGAAGAGCTAGCGGTACTGCCTGTAGAACGGGCACTAACCACTGCCTCATTGGAAGATGTCACCTTATATTTTGAATATGTTCCTTGAAGTTTCATATCGAAAGCCTTATTTCGCAGATCCAACAACAATGTATTCATTTCCCGAAAGCTGTCACGCTTCCACTCTTCCGTCTGCTTTTTTTGCAGCAGCTTGTTAAGCGGAACACGCCGAGATTTCATTAAATCCTTGATCATTGATTCTGTATCCATACCAGAAGCCAAACCACTTATTCGCATGCCTCTTTCCCCCTATCGTTTTTCATCCACCAACAATCCGATCATTTCCTGCATTTTCGCGCTGATGTCGAGAATTTTTTTGGAAGGAATTTGCCGTATCACTTCATTCGTAACGTCATTGACAACTTCTACATAATATTCTTTCATTTTTTCGTGCATGCGAAACTGGAGATGGGTACTCTCTGTCTGCATCCACTTGTTCAATCCTGCGATCGCCTTTTCCAATTCTTCGGGCGAGTTCTTTTTTTCCGCGTCATTTGTTTCAACAGGACCTTCAATTGCTTTCGGTCCTGTTCCTTGGTTTTCCAAGCCAGTTGACTTTATGACCGCTCCAGCCTGGTTAGGAAGTCGAATCTCCATGCTTACTCCTCCTTATCGACATGAGTCCTTACTGTCTATATCGGATTAGGCCATGGAAAATTTTAGCCTTCTCCTTAAGTAAGGAATCCTTAAGCGAAGATATTGATCAGTAAGCCCTTGATTTCACCGATTCGTTCAAGGATGCGCAACCCAGGTTCCTGTTTCTTTAACATGCCATCTGTAAGATCCAGCAATTGCTTATCTACTTCTTTTACAATTTTATAGATTCGGGATCGTCCCCGCCGATTAAACCCTTGACGTTCCTCCAATGCAAGACCGTGCTTAACAGCATCCTCCATGAAGCTTTTCACCAAAGATTTATACTTTCGCAAATCCCCTACGGTACGGGACTCTGCAAGAATCTTCCCCTGCTCCTCAATTTCTTGTATTTTTTTATGAAGCCTTTCCGTATCCATCTGTTCTCTGCCTTTATTCATCAACTCAGTAAAAATAACTTTATCAGTTGCCACTTCTTGCTTCGGTTTCGTCACTTCTCGAGACAGTTTGCCAATTTTGCTAACTTCCAAGGTCATCCTCGCCTTTCCACACACCTAGATCACATCAGAGAAAAAAGGAGATAAGCGTAGACATATACTTATCTCCTTTTATCCTAATTATTTTAACAGTTGAAGGATGCCTTGTGGCAACTGATTCGCCTGGGCAAGCATAGCTGTAGCCGCCTGGTTTATAATATTATTCTTAGTAAAGTTAGTCATCTCCATAGCCATATCAGCATCGCGAATACGAGACTCAGCAGCCGTCAGGTTTTCATTCGCTGTGGTCAAGTTTGTAATCGTGTGCTCCATTCTGTTTTGGTAAGCACCAAGCTTGGAGCGCTCTTCGGATACCAATTTGATGGCAGCGTCGATAGCTGTGATTGCGTCTCTCGCGGCTTGCTGCGAAGAACTCACATCAATACCAGAAACGGCATCGACACCCGGAGTGCCAATTACGGTCTTATGATCCGCGTCTCTCGCTAACCCGAGGGCAGCCGTATCCATCACACTGATATCGATCTTCATGCTTTCATTAGCGTTTGCACCGATCTGCATGTCCAAAGTCAAGTTTTGACCTGCTGTCGATGCAAAGTCAGCGTCAGTAATTCTGATCTCCAAGCCATTACCGATTCCATCATCGGTTTTGTCAGTTGTTAATACTAGATTATTTCCCGAGATGTTGGAGGATGTTAATGCCGGTAGAGAAGCTGCCTTATCTGCCGGGACCGCAGAAATATCGACTAAAAGTTGATTTACTTCTTTTAAAATATCAGTTGGAGTTTTGCCTGTTACATCAATCGTAGCTGTATTGCTCACAGAATTATAAGGCACAGCTGGCGTTCCAAAAGTGATTACCAGGTTATCAATTTTGAGCTCGTCACCAGCCTTTGGAACATCCGCAAAGCTAATTGAAACTGATTTTGAACCGGAAGCATCCGGCTTTCCTTTTAGTGCGCTAGCTGCTGTAGTGGTACCCGGTTCATAAAAGTTGACACCGGCTCCTGGTGCTACAGATGTACCGACAGTAATCAGATCAGCATCTTTAGGAGACATCGTTTTCGCTGTTGTTAAAACGAGTTTTCCGTTCGCCTCGAAATCAGTATCTGAGACAGAGTTATCCACATAAGTAATTTGGCTTGCAGCACTATCAAAAGTCTTATCATTTGCCATGATAGCAGCTTTCAATTCGTCTAAAATGCTGTCCACATTGGCTTGTGCTGCAGCATCATCCCCAGCTGCATTCCATGATGGTATGTGTACTGCAATATTACCCGTAGTAATTACCCCAGCATTAGTTGCGCCAAAAACGTCAAGTTCGTATGTTTTTCCGTTAATGGTAAATGTTAAACCATCTGCGCCATCCTCGCTTAAATTACCAAGATCAAAGCCCAAATCCAGCTCAACAGATGCTTTGGCAGTAGGATCAGCAGCTACAGTTCCCTGCCAGGTTCCAGGAGGTGTGAATGCAATTTCAGGCGAGCCAGTGGATGCAAATGCTTTTCCATCTACCGAACCGCTCAACAGGTCTTTTCCGTTAAATTGTGTCGTTCTTGCGATACGATCAAGCTCAAAAGTCAATTGGTCGATTTCATTCTGAATGGCCGATCGGTCTTGATCCGCCAGCGTTCCATTTGCTGCTTGAACAGCTAGTTCTCTCATACGTTGCAAAATCTCATGGGATGTCCCGAGAGCACCTTCACCCGTTTGAATCAAGGAGATACCGTCCATCGTATTTCTTTCCGCCATCGCCAAGCCCCTGATTTGCGAACGCATTTTTTCCGAGATGGCAAGACCTGCCGCATCATCGGCAGCACGATTGATGCGCAGACCAGACGACAGCTTTTCCAAATGCTTGGATACGGTTCCTTGATTTTGGGACAAATTGCGATAAGCATTCAAGGCTTGAATATTATGGTTAATTCTCATGGTTTTTAATTCTCCCTTTATGTAAAATTATTCTTTTTGGTCTAAGGTACCTTGGTCATAGTAAAAATCTTGGTCATAAGCGGATGCTTTCTTCTTTAACATGACTTTTTCTGGTTTATCAACACCCCTAGCAAGGGCAGTATTCCATGCGTCAGCAACTATCTTTATGAGAGAAAGAACCTCGTCTATCGGAGCGATGCTTTTATTCATATTCGCTTCAATAATCCGATCTGCCATGTAGTTATAGATGGCTTCCAGCTGATCTGCGACAATTCCGGCTTCGTAATTGATCCCCGCTCCCAGCCGATAAAGAATGTCATTGCAGTTTTGCAAGAGTTGGTTTGCCTCTAAATAATTCTTTTGTTTGATAGCTTTCGATGAACTTTCTAGTTTCTCTATCAATGCTGTATATAATAGTTTCGTAAGTTCTTGGGGTGACTTTTGATGCACCAACTGTTCTGTTAGGACTTCCGTCACAATATTCACCTCCAGATTATTCCCTGTTATTTATTTATCGGGTATTTGCGCCTCATCTTTAATTACTTTTTTCCATTTCTTCTAGCAACAATAGGACTTCAGCAACTACCGAATATAACTGCGGAGGAATGTTGTCTCCTAAATCCATATCTATCAGATTTTCTACAAGTAACGAGTCTTCTTGAATCGGAATGTCATTCTCTTTTGCCATGCTGATAATTTTGTCGGCAATGTGGCCTCGACCTTGTGCAATTACTTTAGGTACATTATCCGTTTCCTGATCGTAGCGAAGGACGGCAGCTACGGGGCCGTTAACTGCCTTTTTTTGTTTTGGGTTAAACCATTTGCGGTTCATATTTTAAAATCCAGCCCTTTCGCAATGGTGTTCGGTCGAGTCGTCTGAGCAGAAGGTTGTGCTTGTTGTCGTTGCTGACTAGTTTTTGCTTCTTCCGTTAGCTTCGTAAAAGTGACACCAGAGATGTTATATCCAATCTCTTTCAATTTATCCTTGCATTTGGATATAACTGGATCTACTTTTTCCTTGATATTTGGTTGGTTATTTTTGACCGTAATGGATAGGTTTCGATCTACAGCTGAAATATAAATCCCTGTTTGCCCCATTTTTTTCGTCTCGATCAAAAAGTACAGACTGCAATTCTCCCAATCAACTTTTTGCCCCTCATTTTTCGAGTTCACATACAGCTTGGCGCTTTCCAAGCTTCCCCCCAACATAACGGGCAATTGAAAAAACATGTTTTGCAGATTCGACCCGGACTCCGACTTACTCAATAACTGCTGACCTGTCAAATTGTTGAGGGCCTTCTCTACCTGCTGATTTTGATTCGAAAGTGAGGATTGCGCGCCTTCTGTTTGTGCAAGCTGTAAAAGAGCAGCCTTCAAATTTTTGTGAAGGTCGTCATTTCCATTTTGTTGCACGGAGGAAAGCGATTGTGCAACTTCACTCTCGTAGTTCAGTCCCAAAGAACGGAAAAACTCAAACGTGTTGCGAGCAGACGGTTCATGACTCTGATGCTGATGCGCAATTTGCGCGACTTGATCAGACAGCTTGTGAACGGACGGTACTTCGTCAGAAAAGATGCTCTCCGATGTCATAAAGTGTTGAATCCTTACATTGGATGGCTTCCATTGCAGCGAATCCAATTTTGATTTGACATCATTCATGATTGCCATTGCTTGAGTGTTCTCACCTTTTGTCAGAAGCCTTCGCGCTTCCGCCAACTGGCTGCTTGCTTTCATGATCTGTTTCTCTGTCTCCATGTCGGTTAACATGGTGATCTCGCTTTTTAAAATGGCTTTATCCAACAGGTCAATAGTTGACTCCAATAATGGCTTTACAGCTGACGTGATATTTCCCTTATTTGATTGGGCGACCTGAATGATGTTATCAAGGTTCCTCGTTACTTCCCTTTTCACCGATTGAAAATGACTGGCTGCTTGGCTCAGTTTTGCGGTAATTTCCGTCACAACCAGATCCTTGGTCGCAAGCAAAGCCCCCATCTGCAAATCAATATTGGCGTCGTATTGCTGCTGTCCGTTCCTTATGTGATCAATCGTCTCATCGACTGTAAGATCGGCAACAAGGTCTGGGCCCACTTGATCGATGGTTTTCACTACTTGTTCTCGTCCGACCTGTTCCCATCCCATCTGCTGCAAGGAAACTGCTTGTGCGAGCGACTTTTCGACTCTGGAAACAGCTGCCGAGTTTGCGTTTGGATGATTGGCGATCAGCTCTTGGAATTGCTGTAAAACGCGTTCTAGGGAAGGTTCCTCTTGCACCATGTTTATTAGGCTTTGCAATAGCTCCTCTACGTTTTGTAGAAGGGATGGCTCCATTGAAGCAGGGTTTGTTACATTTACGATTGGGCTATGCAGATTGGGTTGCTGTGAGCCAACGACCGTCGTAGGCTGTCCTTGGCTTGGGATCCCATTTAAT of Brevibacillus choshinensis contains these proteins:
- the fliS gene encoding flagellar export chaperone FliS, whose amino-acid sequence is MAYQQPAQAYQTNSITTATPGELTLMLYNGALKFIKQTKAAIEIKKWDKANEYNIKAQDIFSELLITLDRQYPVAQQMVLLYEYIQQRLIEANIKKDVAILDEVEGFVVEFRDTWKQAMILAKTQG
- a CDS encoding flagellar hook-associated protein 2: MRISGLASGMDTESMIKDLMKSRRVPLNKLLQKKQTEEWKRDSFREMNTLLLDLRNKAFDMKLQGTYSKYKVTSSNEAVVSARSTGSTASSSAQFTVDKLAEASRATSDKLSNSAANKKIDPNAILADEITAGNFANSSLGTKAADGTYSFSLTVFQPDGTMGKPTSFSFDPTKESLNDVLKKVNGSGLGVTMFYDAASDQISMSTNHTGNNTAGSGNEIEVAGDFLTQALALKNANTGVNAQFTINGLKTERTSNIFTINGMEYTLKSTGNATISSTQDVDSIFDTIKGFVDKYNEIIAKMNTEVKEKRYRDFGPLLDEEKEGMSEKQIEMWEAKAKSGLLRSDPILTAALSGMRAAFSSVVSGVSDSKFDTLSEIGINTLEYSENGKLHIDEKKLREAITQNGSKVVELFTKTDPDGKFSGSGIAQRLYDQLKVSMDKITEKAGSSASLVDKSFIGKSIDQIDKDIDKWEERLKDIESRYYKQFTAMEQAISKANSQSGWLMQQFGGGQ
- the flaG gene encoding flagellar protein FlaG → MEIRLPNQAGAVIKSTGLENQGTGPKAIEGPVETNDAEKKNSPEELEKAIAGLNKWMQTESTHLQFRMHEKMKEYYVEVVNDVTNEVIRQIPSKKILDISAKMQEMIGLLVDEKR
- a CDS encoding YaaR family protein gives rise to the protein MEVSKIGKLSREVTKPKQEVATDKVIFTELMNKGREQMDTERLHKKIQEIEEQGKILAESRTVGDLRKYKSLVKSFMEDAVKHGLALEERQGFNRRGRSRIYKIVKEVDKQLLDLTDGMLKKQEPGLRILERIGEIKGLLINIFA
- a CDS encoding flagellin, with protein sequence MRINHNIQALNAYRNLSQNQGTVSKHLEKLSSGLRINRAADDAAGLAISEKMRSQIRGLAMAERNTMDGISLIQTGEGALGTSHEILQRMRELAVQAANGTLADQDRSAIQNEIDQLTFELDRIARTTQFNGKDLLSGSVDGKAFASTGSPEIAFTPPGTWQGTVAADPTAKASVELDLGFDLGNLSEDGADGLTFTINGKTYELDVFGATNAGVITTGNIAVHIPSWNAAGDDAAAQANVDSILDELKAAIMANDKTFDSAASQITYVDNSVSDTDFEANGKLVLTTAKTMSPKDADLITVGTSVAPGAGVNFYEPGTTTAASALKGKPDASGSKSVSISFADVPKAGDELKIDNLVITFGTPAVPYNSVSNTATIDVTGKTPTDILKEVNQLLVDISAVPADKAASLPALTSSNISGNNLVLTTDKTDDGIGNGLEIRITDADFASTAGQNLTLDMQIGANANESMKIDISVMDTAALGLARDADHKTVIGTPGVDAVSGIDVSSSQQAARDAITAIDAAIKLVSEERSKLGAYQNRMEHTITNLTTANENLTAAESRIRDADMAMEMTNFTKNNIINQAATAMLAQANQLPQGILQLLK
- the fliS gene encoding flagellar export chaperone FliS produces the protein MTEVLTEQLVHQKSPQELTKLLYTALIEKLESSSKAIKQKNYLEANQLLQNCNDILYRLGAGINYEAGIVADQLEAIYNYMADRIIEANMNKSIAPIDEVLSLIKIVADAWNTALARGVDKPEKVMLKKKASAYDQDFYYDQGTLDQKE
- a CDS encoding EscU/YscU/HrcU family type III secretion system export apparatus switch protein, whose protein sequence is MNRKWFNPKQKKAVNGPVAAVLRYDQETDNVPKVIAQGRGHIADKIISMAKENDIPIQEDSLLVENLIDMDLGDNIPPQLYSVVAEVLLLLEEMEKSN